From a single Oncorhynchus nerka isolate Pitt River linkage group LG11, Oner_Uvic_2.0, whole genome shotgun sequence genomic region:
- the LOC115137338 gene encoding E3 ubiquitin-protein ligase TRIM21-like — protein MASSSSLLSEEQFLCSICLDVFTEPVTTSCGHNFCMACIRTYWNSKDLYQCPLCQEKFSRRPTLRVNTTFREVVENFKKRREKGRHGPPLKPGNVACDVCTGMKRKAWKSCLVCLTSYCETHLEPHQIASPLKRHKLINPVENLEDRMCKKHDRLLELFCRTDQTCVCQFCTEADHKTHDTVSIEEECGERKAQLGKTEAEVQLIIQDRQKNVKQIKLSVDLSKKDAKREIENSVQVFTALVRSIEKSQAELVEVIEERQKAVERQAEGFINELEQEITELKRRSTDLRQLSQTEDHLQLLQNFPSLVYKPPPTKNMSEISVHSDLCVGTVMRAVSQLEETLNKEMEKLPEVKLKRIQQYAVDVTLDPDTAHHKLILSEDGKQVRTGDAPQNLPDNPKRFDGHRFVLGKDGFSTGRFYYEVIVKGKARWNLGVVRESIERKGIIILRPEDGLWTVSRRDVNVYVSWIFPPVLLSLRKKPQKVGVFVDYEEGLVSFYDVESRSHISSYTGCTFTEKLFPYFGPSDNDDGQNSAPLIISPVNHTH, from the coding sequence ATGGCTTCCTCCAGCAGTCTCCTATCTGAAGAGCAGTTCCTGTGTTCTATATGTCTGGATGTGTTCACTGAGCCAGTCACCACTTCATGTGGACACAACTTTTGCATGGCCTGTATCAGAACGTACTGGAATAGCAAGGACCTGTACCAATGTCCACTGTGTCAGGAGAAATTCTCCAGACGGCCTACACTTCGTGTCAACACAACTTTCAGAGAGGTTGTAGAGAATTTtaaaaagaggagagaaaagggtaGACATGGGCCCCCTCTTAAACCTGGAAATGTTGCCTGTGACGTCTGCACTGGGATGAAGCGCAAGGCCTGGAAGTCCTGCCTGGTGTGTCTGACCTCTTACTGTGAGACTCACCTGGAGCCTCATCAGATAGCCTCACCCTTAAAGAGACACAAACTGATCAACCCTGTGGAGAATCTGGAAGACAGGATGTGTAAGAAGCATGACAGACTCCTGGAGTTGTTCTGTAGGACTGACCAGACATGTGTGTGTCAGTTCTGCACTGAGGCAGACCACAAGACTCATGACACTGTCTCTATAGAGGaagagtgtggagagaggaaggctCAGCTGGGGAAAACTGAGGCGGAAGTGCAGCTGATTATCCAGGACCGACAGAAGAATGTTAAACAGATCAAACTCTCAGTAGATCTCAGCAAGAAGGAtgcaaagagagagatagaaaacagTGTACAAGTCTTTACTGCTCTGGTGCGCTCCATTGAGAAAAGCCAAGCTGAGCTTGTTGAGGTGATTGAGGAGAGGCAGAAAGCAGTAGAGAGGCAGGCTGAAGGGTTCATTAACGAACTGGAGCAGGAAATCACTGAGctgaagaggagaagcactgacCTGAGGCAGCTCTCACAGACTGAGGACCACCTCCAACTTCTCCAGAACTTCCCATCACTAGTGTACAAACCTCCACCCACCAAGAACATGTCTGAGATCAGTGTTCACAGTGATCTGTGTGTGGGGACTGTGATGAGAGCAGTGTCTCAGCTGGAAGAGACACtgaataaagagatggagaagcTTCCTGAAGTCAAACTGAAGAGGATTCAGCAGTATGCAGTGGATGTGACTCTGGACCCTGATACAGCACATCACAAACTCATCCTGTCTGAAGATGGGAAACAAGTGAGAACTGGAGACGCACCACAGAATCTTCCTGACAATCCAAAAAGGTTTGACGGTCATCGATTTGTCCTTGGAAAGGATGGCTTCTCAACAGGGAGATTTTACTATGAGGTGATTGTTAAGGGGAAGGCTAGATGGAATTTGGGAGTGGTCAGAGAGTCCATAGAAAGGAAGGGGATTATTATACTGAGACCTGAGGATGGACTCTGGACTGTGTCCCGAAGGGACGTAAATGTGTACGTGAGCTGGATCtttccccctgtcctcctctccctgagAAAGAAGCCCCAGAAGGTGGGGGTGTTTGTGGACTATGAGGAGGGTCTGGTCTCCTTTTATGATGTGGAGTCCAGGTCTCATATCTCATCTTACACTGGCTGCACCTTTACAGAGAAACTCTTTCCATACTTCGGCCCCTCTGATAATGATGATGGTCAAAACTCAGCCCCTCTCATCATCTCTCCTGTCAATCACACACACTGA